A window of the Diabrotica undecimpunctata isolate CICGRU chromosome 1, icDiaUnde3, whole genome shotgun sequence genome harbors these coding sequences:
- the LOC140442215 gene encoding thialysine N-epsilon-acetyltransferase-like, whose protein sequence is MSSEKKESEATIRRAEKKDMKAVMGLIKELAAFEKLENQVKIDHTVLEEDGFGTDGRPYFGCLVAELPDTGIIAYALYFYSYSTWEGKSIFLEDLYVQPDYRIQGIGKKLFLAVMKTALDSGYKRVDFHVLAWNPAISFYKRMGAVDLSESEEWKLFRMDHSSLKALFQ, encoded by the exons ATGTCTTCGGAAAAGAAAGAGTCTGAGGCGACCATAAGAAGAGCAGAAAAAAAGGACATGAAGGCTGTGATGGGTCTAATAAAG GAACTAGCTGCATTTGAAAAATTAGAAAACCAAGTTAAAATAGACCACACCGTTTTAGAAGAGGATGGTTTTGGCACTGATGGAAGACCGTATTTTGGTTGCTTGGTAGCAGAACTACCAGATACGGGAATTATAGCATACgctttatatttttatagttacTCTACGTGGGAAGGAAAATCCATATTTCTCGAAGATTTATATGTTCAGCCTGACTATAG GATACAAGGAATAGGAAAGAAGCTATTTTTAGCCGTGATGAAGACAGCTTTGGATTCGGGATATAAAAGGGTGGATTTCCACGTACTAGCCTGGAATCCCGCAATTAGTTTTTACAAACGAATGGGAGCTGTCGATCTGTCAGAGAGTGAAGAATGGAAACTGTTCAGAATGGACCACTCGAGTCTAAAGGCGTTGTTCCAATAA
- the mRpL3 gene encoding large ribosomal subunit protein uL3m has protein sequence MALVLSNIATKSNLKVIEEKLFALSICNSNQIRCMAKLNPPPRLRNPTWFTKKVIVTRDEEVTKENEKFVQEVIQDKYSKITPKGEVATNIEWTPEMQRTGVIARKIGVYPLWLKNGKHIQTTLLQVLDNHVIKQIAPDEYDSPRKRILEVRNKKACLLLGAEGADPSKFTKEYCGLFKESGVIPKQVLARFFVSPDAVLPLGTLISAMHFQVGNAIDVRGKTIDRGFQGVMKRHGFKGMPASHGVTKTHRRGGNIGGGGEKGRVWPGTKMPGHMGNRFRIAKGVKILRINTRHNVLWVTGQAIPGETNSICFIYDSKLPLRKPEKPLPFPTYLGGVDDSVPEDIYDDSIHSFSDPSIVFNESK, from the exons ATGGCTCTTGTATTGTCGAATATAGCGACTAAGTCTAACTTAAAAGTGATAGAAGAAAAATTGTTTGCTTTGAG TATCTGCAATAGCAATCAAATAAGATGTATGGCTAAACTTAATCCTCCACCTAGACTAAGAAATCCTACATGGTTTACAAAGAAAGTGATAGTT ACAAGAGATGAAGAAGTAACCAAAGAAAATGAGAAGTTTGTCCAAGAAGTAATACAGGATAAGTACAGTAAAATAACGCCAAAAGGAGAAGTTGCCACGAATATTGAGTGGACACCAGAGATGCAAAGAACTGGAGTGATAGCCAGAAAGATTGGGGTGTATCCTCTATggctaaagaatggtaaacataTACAGACCACGTTACTACAA GTATTAGATAACCACGTCATCAAACAAATAGCCCCTGATGAATACGACTCTCCcagaaaaagaatattagaaGTACGCAACAAGAAAGCTTGCTTACTGTTGGGTGCTGAAGGTGCAGATCCTTCCAAGTTTACAAAAGAATACTGTGGTCTCTTCAAAGAGTCTGGGGTCATTCCAAAGCAAGTACTTGCTCGGTTTTTCGTGAGTCCTGACGCAGTACTACCTTTGGGCACGCTCATTTCAGCCATGCATTTCCAAGTAGGCAATGCCATAGACGTCCGTGGAAAAAC GATTGATCGTGGTTTCCAAGGTGTAATGAAGCGGCACGGTTTTAAGGGAATGCCTGCATCTCATGGTGTCACAAAAACACACAGAAGAGGAGGTAATATAGGAGGCGGTGGCGAGAAAGGGAGAGTGTGGCCTGGAACGAAAATGCCTGGGCATATGGGCAACCGTTTTAGAATAGCCAAAGGAGTGAAGATATTAAGAATAAACACGAGGCACAACGTGCTATGGGTCACGGGTCAAGCTATACCCGGCGAGACGAAttctatttgctttatttatgATTCAAAGTTGCCCTTACGGAAGCCAGAGAAGCCGTTACCTTTTCCGACGTACTTGGGCGGTGTAGACGATAGTGTTCCTGAAGATATTTATGATGATAGTATCCATAGTTTTAGTGATCCTTCTATTGTTTTTAATGAAagtaaatag